The sequence GCCGCGAGATACAGTTGCGGCGGGCAGCTATGCCACGTATTATACCGGGCAGGGCAACAGAGCGTATCCGTCCGCGCACGGCCTTGCTGCGTACAGGGTATGATGCAGAAACTAATACCTGGAATGCCTACCATGTATATGAAGAAGAAGTGCTGCGCAGTGGTTCTATTGTGGAACGTACCTGGCAGCGTACACGCTGGATGGATGGTTCGGTAATTACCTGGCTGGGACGCCGGAAATACACCGGTAAGGGAGAAGCCGACTCCGGCCTGGAATTCGATAATGTGAAGAACAAAGAACAGCAACAGGGTTAGTGAACTTTACCCACCCGCATAAACAGCGGGAAATAAAAAGCGCGGGCTTCCACTTCAGGCCATATGGCCGGCAGGGTGTTGACCAATTCATCTACCGGGTTGTATCCATTGGCTTTGATAAAATGTTGTACACTCGACCAGGTGTTGAAATAACCCATCAGGTCTTCTTTGGTCCATTGTACTTCTATGCGCAATGCAGGCGCGGTTAATTCCTGATACGGAAATGCTACCGTAGTATAGGCTTCATCCACATACTTTCTTTCTGCATCCCAGTAAGGGCCTGTTTTCCCCCGGTAAAAATCATGTATGAGCGTATTGAGGTTGGTGTATTCACTTTGGATGAGGCTATAGCCCCAGATTGCGATGAGGGCATCCGGTTTGGCCACCCGCTTTGCTTCCCGGCTGAAAGCCTCAAAATCAAACCAATGATAAGCCTGCGCCACGGTAATAAGGTCAATGCTGTTAGCTGGGATGCCGGAGGCGTCGGCAGGCGCTACGAAATAGGTGATCTTTTCATGCGGTGTGGCCTGCTCCAATTGTTTTTCGCTGATATCGGTGGCAAATACTTTGTCGAAATAGCGGGTCAGTTCAAGGGCTGCCTGACCATTGCCGGTAGCACAATCCCAGGCAGTGTTGTGCTGCGCTACCAATGACACCAGGTGGTCATACAAAGCGCGGGGATACACGGGACGATACCGCGCATAAGTAGCTGCCTGCTGTGAAAAGAGATCTTTTGCCATGTTACACAATGTGTTTGAGCGCACGGATGGTCGCTTTCGGGTCAGCCGACTTAAATACGGTACTACCTGCCACCAGCACATCGGCGCCGGCCCGTACAATGCTGGCTGCATTGTTGAGCGTTATACCGCCGTCAATTTCAATCTTTGTATTCAGGCCCTGGTTATCAATCATGCGGCGCAGTTCCTTTATCTTTTGTAAGGTATGGAGAATAAAAGACTGTCCGCCAAAGCCGGGATTCACACTCATCAGCAATACCATATCAATATCGTGCAGGATATCTTTCAGGCTGTCTACCGGTGTGTGCGGATTGAGGGATACGCCTGCCTGCATGCCCAGTGATTTGATCTGTTGCACATTCCTGTGCAGGTGGGTGCAGGCCTCTATATGCACCGTGAGCATATCGGCCCCTGCTTTTTTAAAGGCTTCTGCATACCGCTCCGGCTGTACGATCATGAGGTGTACGTCGCAGGTCTTTTGGGTAGTGGTACGGATCTGTTCTATCACCGGCAGTCCAAAACTGATATTGGGAACAAATACTCCGTCCATCACATCAAGGTGAAACCAGTCGGCCTCACTTTCATTCAGCATCGTACATTCGTCCTGCAGGTGCAGGAAATCGGCTGCTAACAGGGATGGCGCTACAATGGGCATATGGTGAAGTTGATAATTTACAATTACAGGTTGGCAGATTGTTTAATCTTTCAACCGTCTGATCCCTTCCCGGGCTTCTGTAAAATCCTTATCTAAAGACAGTGCCCGCATGTAATTTTCCAGGGCTTCGTCTTTCCGGTTAGTGGCTTCGTAGCAGCGACCCATCCAGAAGTAGGCATCGGGACTGGTATTGGATACGGTAACTGCCATGCGAAACACTCCCAAAGCCTCGTTGTATTGTTTTTGCTCGTAGAGCACAATGCCTTTTTCAATATAGGCATCCGTAAACTTCCAGTTGCGTTTAATACATTCCTCAAACTGTTCCAGGGCTGCAGCGTATTGTTTCGTGTCGGAATAATAGGCGCCTTTCAGGAAAGTAGCTTCATTAATGAAAGTAGTATCACGGGCGATCAGTTGATCACAAAGCTGCAGGGCAGCAGGATTTTTAGTAGCTGCATACAGGTTGGCCAGCGCCAGCCCGGTATAGTTGACAGGTTGCAGGGCATAGGACCGCTCCATGGCCTGTATGGCGGCGGGCGTATCTTTTAGCTGAACCAGCAGGGTACCTTTTTCGAACCAGGTCTCAAAGTCGAGGGAGTCCTTTGTCAATAGCTGGTTGTATTGGTCCAGCGCTTCCTCCGTGGCGCCCACCTGGGCATATACTTCACTCAGGCGGCGGCTGAAGGCGGTGGAAGACGGGTATTTTTCAATACACTGTTTTAGCAGTTTGACCGCTGTGGCGGGCGAATCTACCAGCATTAAATTGTTAATGTATTGCAGGGCAGTACCTTCATTAGGAGCCAGTTGCCAGGCGGTGGCATAATCGGCATTGGCCAGCTCATGCTGGTTATTTTGTGAAAGACGGACACCCCTTGCCAGGTACAGGTCGGCATTTTGCGGGGCGGCCTTAATACTATCTGTCAGGCCTGCATAGGGTGGTTTCGACAATAGCTGTTCCCGGTTCTTTCCTGGATTGTCCGCATCACAACCAGCTAATAATAAACCCATGAGTGAGCACCAGATAAAATTCCTTCTCTTGATCATATATCAAAACTAACCGTTTTTGGGGGATGTCGCTTATGACAATATTCTGACAAAAAAGGACATCCGCCAAAATACCTTTGCTCCCGCTGTGTCTCAGCAGGTGGATTAAAAAATAATACAATGAAAAAACTCCTTTCCTTACTACTGGCAGGCTTGCTGGTCTTCCTGGCCATCACTGCCTTTAAGACCCCCACATCATCAGTTATTGCTAATACGCCTGCTGCCGATACCCTGCAGTACCCCGAAGAAACACATTTTAAGAATATTCAGCAACTTACTTTTGGCGGCGATAATGCAGAAGCCTATTTCAGCTATGATGGCAAATACCTCATTTTCCAGCGTACCAATGCCAAAGATGGCATTGCCTGCGACCAGATGTTTATTGGCAAAGTTCCTGCCAATGGCGAAAAGTTTGACTACAAACTGGTGAGTACCGGTAAAGGGCGTACTACCTGCGGCTTTTTTACCAAAGATGGCAAGCATGTGATCTATGCTTCTACCCACCTGGGCAGTGCAGATTGTCCGCCTGTGCCAGACCGCTCCAAATACGGCAATAAGTATATATGGCCTTTGTATGCCAGCTTTGATATTTTCATGGCCGACCTGGATGGCAAGATCGTAAAACAGCTTACGAAGTCGGCAGGGTATGATGCGGAAGCCACGCTTTCCCCTGATGGCAGTAAAATGATCTATACCAGTGTAAAGGATGGCGATATTGAGTTGTACATGATGGACCTGAAGAGCGGTAAGGAAAAACGCATCACACATACCCTGGGTTATGACGGTGGCGCCTGGTTTAGTCCTGATGGAAAAAAGATCATCTGGCGCGCTTCCCGTCCCCAAACCGAAGCAGCTATCAAAGAATACAAAAACCTGCTGGCCGAAAACCTTGTAGCGCCTACCAGCATGGAAGTATGGGTGGCCAATGCAGATGGCAGCAATGCCCGCCAGGTTACTGCTTACGGACAGGCCAACTGGGCGCCTGCCTTTATGCCTGATAGCAAGCGTATTATTTTTGCTTCCAACCACGAATATAAAAGAGGCTTTCCCTTCAACCTGTACACGATCCATGAAGATGGCACTAACCTTCAAAAGATCAGCCGGGATAAGGGATTCGATGCCTTCCCCATGTTCAGTCCCAATGGTAAGAAGTTCGTCTTCTGCAGCAACCGCAATAATGGCGGCACCCGGGATACCAATGTATTTATTGCAGATTGGGAGGAGTAACTAATGCTGTCAGGCTGAGCCTGTCGAAGGGTGGCTTCGACAGGCTCCCCGCAGAGCGGGACAAGCAGGGTGACATTTGTTACTTTAATTGCGTTTTGCGTTGTAGCTTTGGCCGGATTTTGAAATTCTTCCATCCAAATCTTCAATTATGTACGACGGTCTGGTCCATTTACACAACATACTTCGTTGGGTCATCTTTATTTTATTGCTGGTGGCTATCTTCCGTCACCTCGCCGGTATGAATCAAAAGCGTGCGGTGAGCGCCGGCGATAAAAAGGTAGACCTGTTCCTGATGATTGCGGCACATATTACCCTGGTGCTTGGATTGATCCAATGGTCTGTAGGTGATTTTGGATTTAACTTCATCCGGGCGGCAGGCATGGGCGCAGTGATGAAGAATAGTGCTATGCGATTCTGGGCTATTGAGCACATCACTGGTATGCTCATTGCCATTGTGCTCATCACCATTGGCCGTGGTAAAGTAAAAAGGGCTGTTGACTATACTGCTCATAAGAAAGCCTTCTGGTTCTTTGTGATCGCGCTTATTTTCATCCTGGCTTCTGTGCCCTGGCCTTTCCGCGAAGCAATAGCCAGGCCCTGGTTCCCTGGTATGCACTAATATTAATATAAAAAGCTGTTGGCCATTAGGTATTAGCGGTTAGCTTAGGCTACTCCAATACCTAATGGCTTTTTTATGGCTAAAAGCCAACGGCTAATAGCTGACAGCTTTCTTCATGGCTATATTTTCGTGATGATATAGTACATTTTCCCAAGAGGAATTACCCGCTTGAGCACTTTACCGCTTGATTTTTCTATCCAGGTCATCATATCGGTTATATTTCCGGCATTCCCCGTTTTGGCCACATAGCACCAGGCAGGCCCTCCTGTTGTAGTAAGCATATCTTCTCCTATATATTCCACTTTCCAGGGGTCCATGCCATGCTGTTCAAATGTGTAGGCGTTGATGGTGGCGCTAAAGCCTTTCTTATAGGGTAGTAATCCAAATAAATATTCCAGCAGGTTGGAATCGAAATAACCTTCCTCCATTTTGTGCAGGGTATCTGTTTTCCTGCCTCCTTTATCGGCTATGGCATGTACTTCCCGGGCGCGGAAATCAAGGTCCATCTTCATAAAGTGGGGTGTGGTAACCATACGCATGCGCACGGGCGACAGGGTATGGAGGTTGGCAATGGTAGAATCGAGCAGGATGCGGCCATCGGGAAATTGGTATTCCTGCGTGAGTATGACCCAGCCCCGGGTTTTGTTGACAGCTATCGTATGCAGGCAGGTAAACTCGCTCAAGGTTTTGCCTGCTGAATCAGTGGTCACGATCTTGTAGTGTGTAACGTCGGGCCTGATCAACTCATAGCGGATGGAGGGGTCGCCTGTTTTCAGTACAGACTGGCACCGGGTTATATAGGTAAGCAGTAAGAGCATGGCTAATAATAAAAACCTGTCCATAATGGTTATTTTTAGGATACAAAAATGGATAGCCTGCCGGAGGGCAACAAACACATTCAACCGGGCAGCTCGTTTTTTCAATGCCTGCTGTGGTTGATTAAATACCTGCAACCATTGAAGAAAGGGGGTTATTGGTTGAAACCGGCAGGGGAGCAATACGGGGCGAACTAAATTTGACACGTATGAAACTATTTAAAAAGGGTATTTCTATAGTCCAGGTACAGGTGATCGTGTGGATATGTATCACCCTGCTCATGTTCCTGCTGATTTTCCATGAAGGACAGAGTATTGCCCGGTCTGCCTCCTTTGCCATTTGTAATGCCGTTTTTTACGCAGCCCTGATGTATACAAATGCCTGCTGGATGGTGCCCAAATTTTACCGGCGGCAGAAGAAATGGCTGTATGTAGTATTGGTACTCCTGTTGATGGCAGTGACTACCTGGGCGATAATACAGGCGCAGGTAGTGGTGATGCGCTTGCTGCCCGATAAGGGAATGGAGAAAGCAATGAAGCCGGTAACCATCCCGCTGAGGTATTATTTTGTAACCTTCTTCCTGAATATACTGATACTCCTGTTCAGCCTGCCATTACGGTTGGCCTTTGATTATTTTACTATGCGCAAACAGCAGGAACAGTTGAAGAAGCGTACCGCAGAGGCGGAGCTCAACCTGCTCAAAGCACAGGTGCAACCCCATTTCCTGTTCAATACCCTGAATAATATTTATTTTGTGGCACAGCGGGAGTCGCCCACCACGGCGGGATTGCTGGAGCGCTTGTCCAATATCATGCGTTATTTTGTAGATGAAGGGCCCAAGGATAAGATAGGCCTTGCCCGGGAAATAGACTTTATCCGGGATTATATTCACCTGGAAAAGATGCGGATGCGCCACCCGATGCAGATCGAGTTCGATATTAAAGGGGAAGTAAATGGGGTGAGCATTCCACCCATGTTATTGATACCTTTGGTGGAGAATGTTTTCAAGCATGGCATTAATAAACGGAGTGAAGCCAATTTCCTGCAATTGGATATAACAGTGGAGGCCGGCCGGCTGGACATGAAGGTGCGCAACAGGATATTTGAAGAACTGGAACCTGCATCACATGGCGGCAATGGCCTGGTAAACCTGCAATCGAGGCTGGAGTTGCTGTATGGAGGGCAATATACCCTGCATACAGAAAAGCAGGAGGGTTTGTTCCTGGCACATTTAAATATTCCTTTGTGAATAGGATTACCTGCCTTATAGTAGATGATGAGCCCAATGCGGTGCAGTTGCTGGAAGACCATATCCGCAAGGTGCCTTTTTTGCAATTGAAGGCAAAGTGCTATGATGCGTTTGAGGTATTGGAATTCCTGAAGTCGGATACGGTGCAACTGATCTTTATGGATATTAATATGCCCCAGCTTTCGGGCATGGACCTGGCGGCCATGCTGCCCAAAGACCAGCACATTATTTTTAGTACTGCTTACGCCAATTATGCCCTGGAAGGTTATGAGTACAATGCCGTGGATTACCTGCTGAAGCCGGTGACCTTTAAACGGTTTATGCAGGCAGTGACCAAAGCACAAGCCCTTTTTGCCCAACCCAGACAGGAGACTGTAATTGCTTCTGCTGTTCCTGCCCATGCCAGCTATATTTTTGTGAAGTCGGGCAAACAGCTTATCAAGGTGGAATATGACAAAGTGTTGTACCTCGAAGCATTAAAAGAGTATGTGAGTATTGTGACAGCCGATCAAAAGCTGATGATCTATAAACGGATGAAAGAACTGGAAGAACAGTTACCCGCCAACTTTATTCGTATTCATAATTCCTATATTGTGAATATTGATCACATACAGCATATTGCCGATAACCAGGTGGTGACCGGTAAGGCAAAACTACCGGTGAGTGCTTCTTACCGGGATGCCTTTTTACAGGTAGTGAATAAGCGGTTGCTGTAATAACAAGGGCCTTGTAGACACAAACCCTTGTATGTGACTAAAAGTACAGTCACATGAGACAAATAAACTCAGCGCTGTTTTTCCTGGCTATACGATAACAACTTTATTTGTTCTGCCGGGAGAAGATCTTACTCACAATCTTCCATTCCCCGTTTATTTTGAGCAGGTTCATGTAATCGTTCATAATTACCTGGGCTGTTTCGATCCTGATCTTGGCCTGTGCCGCACTGCCTTCGATGTTCATGGATACGATCTCTATTTTCCTGTCTGTTTTAGTAGTATTGCTTTTGATCCGGGCAATAAAATCAGCAATGGGCACATCCTTAAATTCCCCGCTTTGGTAGTCTATGTATTTCATGGTGGCAGATGGATGAAAGGCTTTTTCCATCCGGTTGCCATCACCGCTCATATAGTTCTCCAGGCAGGCTTTTACCCCATTTTCTTCGGTAATGGTTTGTGACAGCAGGATGAGTGGTGTTGTAGTGAATAGCATGGCTATCAGCAATGCCAGTGAAGATTGTTTCAGCCATTCAAGGCGGATAGTTATTGTGTGCATAGTAGCAGTTTTTGTGGCAACAATATTAAGGAGGCTACTGGCCGGTAAAAAAAGACTTCGCCCTCCCGCTTTCTTTTTTCGACCTTTTGAGGTACCGGATAACCGTCGAAAATCAGGGGCGTACTGTCGAAGGCCGGCCGGCAATCCGTTGGTTTTGCAGCAATTTGCGTATTTTGACGAGTATGACCATGCCGACAGTTGATAGTGTATTGCGCAAGCGGCTGCTGCGCGTTCAGGCAGCCGTGTGGGTATTGTTTTATATCTTCCTCATTCTCTATGCTATTCAGAAATGGGAAAACCCGGTATATGGCTTTTCGTCTGTTACCATCGCTACCCTTACTTATTTAATTGCTGTATATGGTAATGCTTCCTGGCTGATACCGCGTTATTACCAGGCCCACCGCAAAACCCTGTATTTCATTTATTCCACGCTTTTCCTGGCGGTGCTGCTGGTGGTGCGGATGTATGCGGAGAACCAGGTATTACTGCCACTTCACCTGGCTTTTTATAACTGGACCTTGCCGCATTTCTCCTTTGTGTTCATTACCAATTTCCTGGCCTTTATGTTTGGCGCCCTGCTGCGGGTAACGATTGATTATGTTCACCTGCTGCGCAAACAGGAGGAGATGCGTATGCAACAACTGGCCTCTGAACTGAACCTGCTCAAAGCACAGGTACAGCCGCACTTCCTGTTCAATACGCTCAATAATATTTATTACCTCGCCTATACAAAGAATGAAAGAACGGCCGAAGTGGTGGCCCGCCTGTCGGATATCATGCGCTATTTTGTGGATGAGGCGCCCAAGGAAAGAGTGCCCCTGCTCACGGAAATAGATTTCCTGGAAAATTATATGGAGCTGGAACAGATCCGTATGCTGCACCAGGCCGCCATTGTATTTGACCGCCATGCCATTAATGATGCGCTGATTATTCCGCCTATGCTGCTGATACCCCTGGTGGAGAATATTTTCAAGCATGGAGTGGATAAATCGGTAACACAGAATGATGTGAAGATCACGCTGGAGCAACAGGATGGCTATCTTCACTTTATTACCCGCAACAGTCATCACGACCACGAAAGGACCGTTAAAAGCGGGGTAGGGCTTACCAATCTTCGCAAGCGGCTGACTTTATTATACGGAAATGATTTTACTTTGACTACGGAAAAGACAGAGCATTGCTATACCGCCACCCTCAAATTTCCTGTAGCATGAAGATTAATTGTTTGGTGATAGATGATGAGCCGTATGCAGTGAACCTGCTGGAGGAATACATCAGCCAGGTGCCCTACCTGCACCTGCTGCACAAATGCTATAATGCGCTGGAAGCGCTGGACTACCTGAAGCACGCGCGTCCTGACCTTATTTTCCTCGACATTAATATGCCGCATCTCTCAGGCATGCAACTGGCTACATTGCTACCTTCCAACCAGCCCTTTATTTTCACAACGGCCTATTCTGAATTTGCGGTAGACAGTTATGAGAAGAATGCTGTTGACTACCTGCTGAAGCCCATTACGTTTGAACGTTTCCTGCGGGCTGTGAATAAAGTGTCGGCACTCTGTACAGCAACGGATAACCAGGCCACTACCCAGCCGCTTACACAAAAGCTGTTCCTGAAGACGGGGAAAGCCATTGTGCAACTGGAGTATGATGATGTGTTGCTGATAGAGGGACTGAAGGACTATGTGGTATTTCATACCAAAGACGCACGGCATGTGGTGTACAAGCGCATGAAAGACCTGGAAGAAACGCTGCCGGCCAATTTCTCCCGTGTGCACCTGTCTTACATTATCAACCGGCATCATATACGCCGCATTGAGGATAATCATGTGTTCATCGGCAATGAACGTATTCCCGTGAGTGAAAAGTACCGGGAGATATTCCTGTCGCGTATTAATAAAGGGTTGCTTTAAAGTCATACGTCTCGCAATGCTGCACTTCCGGCTCAAACTCCAGCAGGTATTTTTTATCCTCGTCATAATAATGAGCTTTTGCGATGTCGTCTCCGGCAAAGCCTTTGATGCTCTCATAATCATCCCACCAGGAAACGGTCCAGATATGGGTAATATCGCCTTCTGTGCGTTGCCATATCTGGGCACCCCGGTTGCCCGGTGTAGCCAGGTAATCCGGAATGCCGGTGTCAATAACATATTGCCGGTAAACAGCCGCATCGGCTGTTTTGGTACGGCCATGCCATATACGTGTGATCATAAGCCTGAAGGTTTGCATATCTTGAAAAGCTGGATGCCCTTACCTCACCAGGGTAACAGTGCCTCTTTGCGTATAAACAGTGCCGGTATAATCCATTGCTTTCACCGTCCACACATAGAGGCCGGCCGATTGTGGTCTGCCGCCTGTATTGCCATCCCAGCCACTGCCGCTGTTCGTGCTGCTGTACACCATTTGTCCCCAGCGGTTGTATACATTGAAGTATTCAATGGTTTGCATGCCGGCTGCTATAAAACGGAATACATCGTTGTTCCTGTCGCCATTGGGCGAGAAGGCCGTAGGTACAAAGATAGAAGGACGTGTTTTGAAAACCTTTATGTTCAGGAAAGCGGAGTCTACACAATCAGCTTCATTAAATACCAACACTTTATAACGTACCGAAAGGGAAGGGTTATACAGGGTGGCAATGGGATTGGGAATATCGGTGGCCGACAATCCTTCACCCGGCAACCAGCTATACCGTACGCCACCACTGGCCTTTAGTTGCACGGGCTGACCCACTATAGCAGCAGTATCCCTGCCTGCCGAAGCAATAATATCAGGCATTACAGTTACCAATATTGAGTCTAATCCTGCTTTAGGGCATCCTCTTGTATCGTAACTGGCCAGGATATAGTTGGTAGTACTGCGTGGATGGGCTATGGGATTTAAAATGTTGGGATTGTTCAGGCTGGCGGCAGGTCTCCACTCCACTGTTTTGCCATCGGTACCGCCATTTAATTGTACGGAAGCATCGTGGCAGATCATGATATCGGGCCCTGCAATTGACACCGGGTAAGGAACGGTAGTGACCTGCACATCACCCCTTGCCGAGCAACTGCCAATATAGGCTGTCACCTCATATACAGTAGTGGCGGGCGTAGTGGCGGTAGGAATGGCTACATAGGGATTGAGTATCTGTTCCTCCGGCGTCCATGCATAACGCAATCCATCAGACGTAAGGCGTAGTTGTATAGCATCGGCCTGGCAAATGATGGTATCATCCATTACCTGCAAGGTTACATGGTCCACTACCCGTACCTGCACTGAATCGCGGTTGAGGCAGCCATGATCATCGAGGGTTACCACATAATGTGTGGTAGTAGTGGGGTTTACCGTGGGCGTTGGTGTATTGGCATTGATGATGTTGGTATTGGGGCTCCAGCTAAAGATACCACCACCTTCTGCTTTTAATTGCACGGCATCGGGGATACAGATGAGTGTATCGCGGAAGGCAAGGGTAATAGGTGGTTTGTCTACGATCGGTACCGGTTTGATCAAGGTATCTATACATCCCTTTGTATTCGTTACAATAAGCCGCACATATTTTGTACCCAGGTTGGTATAGGTATAAGTGGGATGTTGCGCAGATGAATTATTATTGGCAGGATCAAAAGGTTGCCCAAAATCCCATCGCCAGCCGCTTACCTGGCCAAAGACCGTGGTGGTGCCGTCGTGGAATTGTGTCGGTTTATTGACGCAGATGCCGGTAAAGGTAAAGGCCGGTATAAAGCCCGGGTATACGCGGACAACAGAAGTGGAAGAATCAGCACACTGGCCGCTGCGGTTAATCACCAGTTTTACCTGGTAAATGCCGGTATCGGCAAAAGTATAGGATGCGGTAGCGTTAACAGAACTAAAGATGGTAGCACCTGCAGGATTGATAATTTCCCAGTTGTAGCTATGGATCAGGGGGCTGTTGGAATTGTTGACCAGGCTGATCGTCTGCGTACTATCACACAGCATATAGGCCGGTGGAATGGAGGCGGCTGCGATATTGCAGGAAGCGATCTTTATCTGCAGGTCTTTTCGTTGTACGGCAATCACCTTATTGTCGCGTATCTCCTGTACGCAAACGGTCACCACATACGTTCCTTCCGAAGGAGCAATACCCGTTATCATGCCGGTGGTGGCATCAATGTGTATATTGCCACCGAGGGGAGAACTGCCATTATAGCCATTGCCATAGGGCACCGCGTTGTAGGGTGGAGGATTGGGTGGGGTGGCATTACCGCCGCCGCCTGCGGAACCGCCCATATAAGCTTCACAAAATGAATAGACTAAATCATCGCTGTTAGGGTCCGAAGCAGCAAAGCTGTAGGAAAAGGAGTTATCGGCGCATACTACTACCATATCATTGCCGGTAAAGCGGGCGCTGCTGTTATTGGGGCCGTCAGGATGGGCTGCAGTGCCAGGGATTTCTCCGGTATAGGTGGCGCCTACATTACTATACCCGCTGATGAGGTTACTGATGCCATTGACCCGGTAATTGACCTGGGTGGCAATGATATAGCCATCCGGAGAGGCAGGAAGGGTAGCTTCAAACTCATAATAACCCACCCGGTAGCAAACGGGCGGGGGATTGGTAATGCAGGGACCTGCATCGGTAAGGGTCAGTGTTTCCTGGTTGGCCAGTGGCACAGAAATATCAGTATAGCGGCTCCCGCTGCCTTTATGAAAGATGCCGATAATGCCCGGATTGCTGAACTGGCGGTTGCTGAAACAGTCCATAAACAGCTTAACTGTAATGCGATAGCGATACTGTCCGTTGGTTGAGCTGATGAGGGTATAATAGGTTTCACCGCCGGTGATATGATCTGCGCTGGCGTATAAAAACGACATGAGGAGAATAAAGAACAGACCAGTTTTCCTCATGGAGCAGTTTCCATTGGTATGTACAATGGCAGCAATGACTGTAAGATTTGGTGGGTTGAAAATCTGTGTTTCCTCTTCTACCTTTAATATACGACATTTTCAGCAGAAGGTTGGCTTTGTGAAGAAGTAAGTCGGGAAGCCGGAAAGCCAGAAAGAGCGTTTCTTACCGACTTCCGGACGTTCCATTTTTTGGACTTTTATTTATCTCTTCCCCA comes from Paraflavitalea devenefica and encodes:
- a CDS encoding class I SAM-dependent methyltransferase — encoded protein: MAKDLFSQQAATYARYRPVYPRALYDHLVSLVAQHNTAWDCATGNGQAALELTRYFDKVFATDISEKQLEQATPHEKITYFVAPADASGIPANSIDLITVAQAYHWFDFEAFSREAKRVAKPDALIAIWGYSLIQSEYTNLNTLIHDFYRGKTGPYWDAERKYVDEAYTTVAFPYQELTAPALRIEVQWTKEDLMGYFNTWSSVQHFIKANGYNPVDELVNTLPAIWPEVEARAFYFPLFMRVGKVH
- the rpe gene encoding ribulose-phosphate 3-epimerase, with product MPIVAPSLLAADFLHLQDECTMLNESEADWFHLDVMDGVFVPNISFGLPVIEQIRTTTQKTCDVHLMIVQPERYAEAFKKAGADMLTVHIEACTHLHRNVQQIKSLGMQAGVSLNPHTPVDSLKDILHDIDMVLLMSVNPGFGGQSFILHTLQKIKELRRMIDNQGLNTKIEIDGGITLNNAASIVRAGADVLVAGSTVFKSADPKATIRALKHIV
- a CDS encoding tetratricopeptide repeat protein, which encodes MIKRRNFIWCSLMGLLLAGCDADNPGKNREQLLSKPPYAGLTDSIKAAPQNADLYLARGVRLSQNNQHELANADYATAWQLAPNEGTALQYINNLMLVDSPATAVKLLKQCIEKYPSSTAFSRRLSEVYAQVGATEEALDQYNQLLTKDSLDFETWFEKGTLLVQLKDTPAAIQAMERSYALQPVNYTGLALANLYAATKNPAALQLCDQLIARDTTFINEATFLKGAYYSDTKQYAAALEQFEECIKRNWKFTDAYIEKGIVLYEQKQYNEALGVFRMAVTVSNTSPDAYFWMGRCYEATNRKDEALENYMRALSLDKDFTEAREGIRRLKD
- a CDS encoding TolB family protein — encoded protein: MKKLLSLLLAGLLVFLAITAFKTPTSSVIANTPAADTLQYPEETHFKNIQQLTFGGDNAEAYFSYDGKYLIFQRTNAKDGIACDQMFIGKVPANGEKFDYKLVSTGKGRTTCGFFTKDGKHVIYASTHLGSADCPPVPDRSKYGNKYIWPLYASFDIFMADLDGKIVKQLTKSAGYDAEATLSPDGSKMIYTSVKDGDIELYMMDLKSGKEKRITHTLGYDGGAWFSPDGKKIIWRASRPQTEAAIKEYKNLLAENLVAPTSMEVWVANADGSNARQVTAYGQANWAPAFMPDSKRIIFASNHEYKRGFPFNLYTIHEDGTNLQKISRDKGFDAFPMFSPNGKKFVFCSNRNNGGTRDTNVFIADWEE
- a CDS encoding DUF3108 domain-containing protein — translated: MDRFLLLAMLLLLTYITRCQSVLKTGDPSIRYELIRPDVTHYKIVTTDSAGKTLSEFTCLHTIAVNKTRGWVILTQEYQFPDGRILLDSTIANLHTLSPVRMRMVTTPHFMKMDLDFRAREVHAIADKGGRKTDTLHKMEEGYFDSNLLEYLFGLLPYKKGFSATINAYTFEQHGMDPWKVEYIGEDMLTTTGGPAWCYVAKTGNAGNITDMMTWIEKSSGKVLKRVIPLGKMYYIITKI
- a CDS encoding sensor histidine kinase, translated to MKLFKKGISIVQVQVIVWICITLLMFLLIFHEGQSIARSASFAICNAVFYAALMYTNACWMVPKFYRRQKKWLYVVLVLLLMAVTTWAIIQAQVVVMRLLPDKGMEKAMKPVTIPLRYYFVTFFLNILILLFSLPLRLAFDYFTMRKQQEQLKKRTAEAELNLLKAQVQPHFLFNTLNNIYFVAQRESPTTAGLLERLSNIMRYFVDEGPKDKIGLAREIDFIRDYIHLEKMRMRHPMQIEFDIKGEVNGVSIPPMLLIPLVENVFKHGINKRSEANFLQLDITVEAGRLDMKVRNRIFEELEPASHGGNGLVNLQSRLELLYGGQYTLHTEKQEGLFLAHLNIPL
- a CDS encoding LytR/AlgR family response regulator transcription factor, with translation MNRITCLIVDDEPNAVQLLEDHIRKVPFLQLKAKCYDAFEVLEFLKSDTVQLIFMDINMPQLSGMDLAAMLPKDQHIIFSTAYANYALEGYEYNAVDYLLKPVTFKRFMQAVTKAQALFAQPRQETVIASAVPAHASYIFVKSGKQLIKVEYDKVLYLEALKEYVSIVTADQKLMIYKRMKELEEQLPANFIRIHNSYIVNIDHIQHIADNQVVTGKAKLPVSASYRDAFLQVVNKRLL
- a CDS encoding nuclear transport factor 2 family protein translates to MHTITIRLEWLKQSSLALLIAMLFTTTPLILLSQTITEENGVKACLENYMSGDGNRMEKAFHPSATMKYIDYQSGEFKDVPIADFIARIKSNTTKTDRKIEIVSMNIEGSAAQAKIRIETAQVIMNDYMNLLKINGEWKIVSKIFSRQNK
- a CDS encoding sensor histidine kinase; this translates as MTMPTVDSVLRKRLLRVQAAVWVLFYIFLILYAIQKWENPVYGFSSVTIATLTYLIAVYGNASWLIPRYYQAHRKTLYFIYSTLFLAVLLVVRMYAENQVLLPLHLAFYNWTLPHFSFVFITNFLAFMFGALLRVTIDYVHLLRKQEEMRMQQLASELNLLKAQVQPHFLFNTLNNIYYLAYTKNERTAEVVARLSDIMRYFVDEAPKERVPLLTEIDFLENYMELEQIRMLHQAAIVFDRHAINDALIIPPMLLIPLVENIFKHGVDKSVTQNDVKITLEQQDGYLHFITRNSHHDHERTVKSGVGLTNLRKRLTLLYGNDFTLTTEKTEHCYTATLKFPVA